The Topomyia yanbarensis strain Yona2022 chromosome 3, ASM3024719v1, whole genome shotgun sequence nucleotide sequence tgatacgagttacttcggaaagtttatttacgagtttatagagcatttttagACTACCAGGGGAAATTTAAAATACttggtcctcggagcaaacggataaaaagttttacgtatcatcatgcTATAAACACATTTTCCATAAAACAGATTAATTGTATCCACATTAAGCCTGGCTTATTTTATGTGCGGCTAAATAGGccattacttattttgtttgcgaatatcgcggATACACAAGTGAAAAGATCCATTATTGAGAAAACTCCACTCTAAGatacctgcttggttaaggttcgagcatattattatttatgaaaacattgGGTAAAACGCgtctcctaaggaaatatgatcatagtttagctatagaacattaattgggagaatttaataaatatcattcaaccaacatttccccctgtaatcgcaatcataacgcttcgaaaaatgtttaaaattttaataattcacaGCAACAACGGGACAACAAGCTCGTTGGACTAACacgtaattttaatttttggcgagatttcacaaaagtgtagctttaaatcgtcttaggttatgcaattattcggttttatttttaccatttttttttgttaaccatttttgttaacgacttattgagtcaatttgtcaacaggttactttacgcttgtccggacatgccgtagactcaggtgattcgcatttctaatgccaaaagaccctgactcctacggtagcagacaaaaagttaagtcgccggtgagttctaagcttgcatatatgatccttccacgcttttctaaactttctcccttcaactccttgctctcctttgagtactatggctctaaatattgaaaaatatacttcaccttgcagtcccttgctaattaaatgccgtgttcttttttagattagaaagatgggtatATATACCAtatcacccttattcttgttacCGACGAATGCGATATTCGTTCGAAAGCGATTCGAACGAATAACAAGCCCATTTATTTTTGATGTCGTAGACGGGCATACAAATCGTCTTCGAgcgaatctcgcattcgtcaATCATTGGcgcttattttttcaaagagggagaGACCATCGACGGCGCACGCTACCGTTGGATTTTAATGCACTTTGTCTGTCACAAATACAAgaaaaaggtctgaaaaacttatattttcaacaagacgggGATCCTTGCTACACCGCAGCCGCTACAATTTAGTTCTTGTTTTTCTGCAGAGAATTTTAGTATTCGACTTTCTGTCGGGCAATATCTATAGCCCATTTCTTCTTTCCAGTATTAGTAGCAGTTAATTCCTGCTTGAAGGCAAGAGCTGTCGAGAACATTTCTTGGGTTTGCCTTGAGCAGGGTTGGACGATTATCGTGCTTGGAGATCGTAAGTTTTACCTGTGTGCGTTGTATGTTCCACCCGACCGCGCTCATGACATCGAATATGTCGAAGCACACTGCAGCTCGGTTTTTAGGATCCTCGAATATGCTAATGCAGTTGATGAAATCATGGTGGTAGGAGATTTTAACCTTCCTAGCATTTCATAGAAATCTTCCCGCAATGGACTTCTTTATCCGGATTCCGACCATTCCGTTTTCCACCCAGGTGCAGTGAGACTACTTGacagctatagctcagccacATTACTACAAATCAATCCTATTGCCAATGAGAATAGCCGCCACCTCGACCTTTATTTTGTCAGCGATCAGGTCTCCGCCACATCAATAGTGATGGCTcccagggttaccaaaaataagaataatctgtatttatacagatttttcagccaatttcagaccaagaatctgtatgtgcagatatacagatttttgcgtgtatgtacagatatacagatttttgagaagtgatgttacaaaacctattttagaaatatttttttagtttcagtaattcttcctctgtgtctctctcagcttagccgTCTATATTTGGCTGTGCTCGCCGATGAAATCGacttaaaaatgacttttactgtgagccgtgtttacaaacattgcttcacagtttaatAGCAGTattggtaaacacggctcacagtaaaagtcattatttatgtcgacttcgtctgcgtgcacagccttaattaaaaattaaatcaatATATTTTCACTTTTTCGAGTGGTCGCTCgttctgaaaggtaaaggtttgtaatgcactcaggttagcacccagcaaaggcctggctgaagtctacttccagaaacgttaattgtaatgctctgtgactttgtgaattctcaattttttgtccgaaaattaaacagctacattggtcgacttaggctgtgaaccatttggtgaaatttttaacaaaatctgacacttcaaaagttatttgcaaaataaccctactctggagcatggttaaaattgacagagcgatagttaaatttgacagctcgatggttaaaatttttcccatgatgcagaatgaaaaggtggaaacattttctgtacgtaattgaggttgtcaatatttttcaatacaaaattaagggataaagatggaagggataaagatggaaacgataacgtgttgtgtaaagatttgtttgggttatttcatgatgtgaatgtatacttttcgaggctatgactgtcatacttaatgtaataagaaaaaaaattaattttaaaatatcgacaaatgttcacacctctaccaacttgtggtcatcgcagctgtcaattcttaataactatccatatgtcagcttttgaaatggttcgctctctcaaggactcaactgattcgatacagataacgacacagatttttcaaagagtaaatacagatgaaaagattttttaggacaaaaatacagatttaattttggcaaccctgatgGCTCCCTCTCCTCTAGTAAAACTAGTAGCGCATCATCCTCCATTGATCGCCAAGATTGATAGCACTGTGGTGCACTGTGACTTCGATATTTCACCGCTCTCCGTCTTCTACGATTTTCGTAAAGCTAACCACCAAAGTATCGCAGACCTTCTTTCCACCATCGATTGGGAAAACATTCTAGACCCCGAAGATGTCGAAACCGCAGTTCAAACTTTTTCCAACGTTCTGGGATACGTTATTGACAGGCACGTTCCGaagaaagttcaccatcgacaAGCCGGACCTCCATGGCTAACGAGTACGCTACGACGGCTCAAATCCATCAAAAGGGCTGCCCTGTGGAGATTTACCAAATATCGCACAATACCACTCAGAAACTATTACGTTAGTCTCAACCATGCGTACAAACGAGCCAGTCAACACTCTTTCTTTCGATATCAGCTAAATATTCAGCGCGATCTTAAGTCAcatcctaaacgtttctggaaatacgTGAAAGAGCAACGCAAGGAATCTGGACTACCGCCGTCTATGACTATCAATGGTAACACAGCTACTACATCTCGAGACATATGTGTactttttttcggaaaaaatcacgaatgtattcacagatgaggcactaaccattgagcaaatcgaactcgcTGCTAGCGAAGCTCCACTTGTAGGTCAAGCTTTGGGTGCTATCGATGTCGacgcaacgatgattaccagagcttcctctcggcttaagtcatctttcaatccgggacccgacgggtTCCCCTCTGTTATCCTGAAAAGGCATATTGAAGCTTTAAATACTCCGCTTCTTCATATCTTTCGAGCGTGTATTGCTAGAGGAGtttttccatcttgctggaaatACGCGAACATGTTCCTAGTTCACAAGAAGGGttataagcgagacgtcaatgaTTACCgcggaataacttcattgagtgctgtttctaagctggtgattatggaacctgttcaggctcattgtaagcagtacctaagtgacgatcaacacggcttcacGTCCAGATGGTCAACAGCGTCTAACCTGCTGTGTTTAACATCCtgcataacagagagtatggaacatcgtgctcaaaccgacgttgtttacaccgaTTTATCTGTAGCCTTCGATAATataaatcacgatatcgcaattgcaaaaatggagagatttggaataaatggtagtgttttgcagctgtttcgatcctacctcccagaccgagagatagcggtcGTCATAGAAGACTGTCAGGCCCCCACCTTCatttctacgtcaggaatacctcaaTATTTCAATGATGTgcatctagttctgaagactccacgattgTCCTTCGCAGATGACCTCAAGATATTTCGACTAATTCGTTCAATCGAAGATTGCAGATTActccaacagcagcttgatgtctttgctgattggtgtaacacgaaccgcTTGTGCGTGAGCCCGAAGAAATGTTCGGTTATATCGTTTTCGCGGAAAAGGGATTCGATTcattttaactaccgtctactagaaacagacattgaacgcgtcagtcacgttaaagatctgggagtgattctggattctcaactAACGTTTAAGCAACACGTCTCTTAtgcagttggtaaagcatctcgagccctgggatgcatcttcagaatAGCCACAAATTTTACAGATATCTATTGTCTCAAATCACTCTACTGTTCTTTATCGCGATCAATACTAGAAGTTTAGAGTCCAAACTACAATAACGGCGTTGAGAGAATAGAGTCCGTtcagcgtcgctttttacgtttcgcacttcgtagattgccgtggagagatccttcccgactaccacgctatgaaaaccggtgtcagctaattcaactagagcccctacatgttcgaaggaatactgcaagagctttgttcatcgctgacactctgcaaggtcgtatagatgccccagctattttggaacaaatcaacatacACGTCGTACCTCGAGCACTAacgcaacaacattatgttCAGATTACCATTCCGATGCACTAACTATAATATGTGTGGCGCCATCACTGGTCtgcagcgaatttttaaccaggCAGCTTCAGCATTcgatttcaacgtttctcgacaaACTCTGCGTACACGTTGTTCCAGACTGTTTAATCAATTAGCTAACAACACTTGACATTTTTATTctttgtttttaattattgtatgacTATTGTTCTTGTGTACTTGATTGTTAAAAATAAGATTAGCATTAAGTccaacatcattggggctttgatatgcctgttgatgtattaaacaaataaacaaagaagAAAAATTAGTTTGTGCCTCCCCGTGCTCTACGTAACCACACTATGTTATAGATCCCCATTCACCGCACTGTGCATGGTGAAAATAACCCAATCGACAGATATTGCCACAAATTTAACGAGATTTGTTATATGTTCGATTTTAACGTGGCCTAGAGTAGATATATAACATTTAAGTTAAAATACGTCTGTACGGTAATTACCGAagatttaaataaataaaatcacgGAATATCGCTCTCCTTGCCAAAATCACTTGAACGTAAGAGAAGACTAATTTGATCCAGTCTTAACTAGAGTTTGTATATTGTGATTCCCAGTAGCTTTGACCATTTTCCAAACGACGCCGTTTTTCTCTGATGGAACTTTTCCATATTTCCGATTCGTTTCTAATAACCTGTCATACAACATCCGGATTGTATCGTTATCTTTTTAGAAGTGGGTGGTTATATCAACAATGGTAtcctagatgctttcagcttttTTCTCAAATCTGTATTGAAATATTACGTATAATAAAGTTTTATATGTAGATttacttttgacaaaatcaTTTATTTTGAAATGCCTTTCGCAAATGCATTCACCTCCATAACTAATTATATTTAGCAGGTTTTGCCAAGTAATTTATAGCCAGTTGTGTAACATTTCAGCACAATACAGCGCTGGTTGGATCTCAAATTGTGGtttcagttgaaaatcgaaatagtgaacttgcacctttcgatttttctcctattttcagcgtgcggaactaaagcgcaactggtgtagacgatgcgcaagttgattctctaacatgtacacaagatgcgcattagttgcccactctgcaaatagggaaaaaacgaaaagagcaagttcaattttttcgattttcaactgcaataTTTTATTGAAAGAGAGGCAACTAGAAgcttttgtgtttttttgcaaATCCGATTTTCTCTTTGCAAAATAATGTATTAAGAAGGACAGGAATTGTATGTATTACAAACTAGATTATACACCATTTTTTGACACATTATTTGCTAAAAATGACTTATTTATAACCAGTTTAAACCAAGAgtatcccgaatagaaatgtactgtaacaaaaccatgactttcactgtgacagtacagtaattttacaacaattaacagtaagttttagtgttatgctacaatagaaaaacaataaactttaacgtttttacagtaaatttcaatgtaaaatagacttttacagtgaaaaaggggagtggttatgtatcttaacatttaaaaaatcaatttttctccatacatttttttctcgaaaacagtaaaatttaatgtgaatgcactgtatcagttttttgctgaacagtgaaattttattgtaaatctactgtgagaacttggcatcgaacaatgttgaaacagtaataactataatatttattgttttatgattgtttgtaggataaatgctattgtaaaattctatccgggatgACATGACGTCATATTGGCGTAGTCAACATAAAAACTGTTTGTaacaaaattaacgaaatttgtCTAATTGCAAACGAGGAGCACTttagtttgcatcaaattagagaaAGTGTGCCTTGTTTTCTATTGTTTACTGCTACTgctgtttgttgatgacatttcaagcgattttgacgttgtcaaacttagggtgaccatacgtcctagtttcccaggacatgtcctggttttgcattgactgtcctgggaagtcgaggaaaatgcttgatttgtcctggtttttctcctgtaagcctaatatatttctatttattcagtcttcgaccgcaaccataactgcaacgtatactcattcccaatcggaatgcgacaaacaaaacttaatatagtcgaatctcccaattgtaccttccgatgattattttttaaactctcaagagtgcctcgtcaatatcgatgaaacaattGGATTGAATGACGATTTAGGCACTTCTTCTTGGCTTAAATCGtcattcaatccgggacccgaagaaTTCCCTTTTGTACCTCTAAAAAGACACATCGGCATTTTCgtgcttctgcttctacttgagttctcctgctagtggctttttttcgccttactggaaatccattccataaaaagaaaaatagcacccaatcagtcgctctgcttgtcaacagtgcagtgaatcaaacgaaagtTTCTACTTAAagtctgctgtctatatgtaACGTAccagtactataaacaagcaaagaattcgaataataaatttcgtcccaagccagtgtgaacaataaagcaccgttactcaactcaacagcaaatttgcaaatgcagtATAGACTGACGGAAGTCGTCGTTATTCAAGCTAACCACACTCGTTactgataacgtttaaaactttggctataacggaaagctacgctatgGAAGACAACATACAATACGTCATTGAGCATGAAaatgttaggaccaagatacccgtttatattgacaaagataagattgatatgcgtctgcacgatctacacctgggtactattaataaatttattacaaccatcatgtcggaacacgtaacggtggaatcctttaagttagaaacctggagaaaattcaggtatttccaacggtttttgtttcgtgagaatgcgagtgacctattccttcatatctgaactttcaattcaaagcaaaacgcgtgaccaaatctcaaatcacgctgtgcacgtatgaaggacagatccctgtgtgccctacgttgttacacacaaacctctaacgaagcaatatcaactgcaagcctacccatcacacagcccttcatcaacatcaagtaaaccacaaaccaccagagttgcagctcaggcaccaacgaatactggaacaacagaacGTACGCACAGCGTGAACAATCATTGTGATATGCCTACTACTTCCCAAACAACTGCCAACACCaccgataataaagtaaataacaaagaacacgAATACGCGATCGTGACCCGTAGACCCCACAAGCAACTGAAACCAGAtaatcgtgaaagcccatacaacattaacagcgagaatagcatgaaaacgataaacctagagaaagcggactaagtgatccacaagcaacaagaggcaataaaataaataaattttcaacaagaAATAAGATCTTTACACAAAGTAACAAATCGCGTATACAAGATCCGATGAATATACAATACAATTCGATTGATATTCGAATAAAATGCGTGTGAAATATCCAATGGACGATTAACATGCCTTCACGCCAggacgctgaacagcgactaaccgCTGAGTCGCATCCTACCCCAGTCAAAAAAATTCATCgcgacgggcatgaattgaattttgttttctttcaagttcacgcagggatgtcaattttttcaagctcagGCTCAAACTggtattatttacaccaagctatccgccagttttcatataacaatcgattaaacggagaaatttttggtaacagcggtaggttttgcagctctcaaatcgaaagataatggttgtcaatggagattgccaggcatagcgcagggaagctacttgggatcactgatgtttctgatttacgtccatgtcgtgtttttagtactgaaaactcctcgccggtACTGCACAGACTATCTCAGCATTAAACGTTTGCTTATGGTGGTCTAGCAAGAACTGCGACTGTGGAATTCCGAtgaaagactttctggcagagctcttcctcccagactcccataatttttttattgtccaagctctgcctgccagaccccagaaATTTTCAACTGCCGAAAACGTAcggaaaaggcaatgtcgattAAGAGGTATCGGAGGGAAGCAGTACCCTtttgactgtcctggttttttactcgtctgatatggtcaccctatcaaACTGACCTCCATTAATCggtggaaaaacgatgttgcttattgtcaaactctgtatgtagagataggaaCGCCAGTTGCCTGTTTTAAATTAATTCAGGATGGAATTCAGATAGCCAAACTTCGAATTCTGTTTCTGGATTAATCCTTAATGGAGCTTGGACCCTGGGTTCAttggatattttcaaaaaaataatcaagcGTTACGCTTTCCAATGACAATGCGTAACGCATCCTCAACAGAAAGTGACGTGACAACCAAAACAAATcgaccagagatgccagatttgcagacatgtctgcaaattcgcagacttttaatttcaGCTGCTGATTTTTTCGATggcgcagatatttgcagattttttaatttggttgcagatatttacagttttttttagtttagttgcagatatttacagatttttggaaataaagGCTTTTGGATACACTAGTTTCAAATTACAGTTTTATCCACTTTAAGTATTTTCGGTACTTCCCAGacttgaaaaattattatttgcagacatttgaaaaaaagtatctggcatctctgaaaTCGACCCAGCCGTCGCTTTTATTACTGACAAAATAATGCGCCTTCGGCAGACGCTTGAATTTTACGATTCTGGTTCGAACTCGGAGACGGTACATagctttttatttttaaaatcgcATAGGCTAGTTTTTAAAGCAAATAGTTTTAGATTGATTAGTTGAAAAATAAAGGAAACAATTATGGATCATGAAAAACACACCCAATTACCGATCAGCCGGATACGAACGGTAATGAAAACATCACCTTCGATAGGGCAAATCAATCCGGACGCTCTGTTTTTAATGTGTCGTGCGGCGGTAAGTTATCCTTGCGAGTCTAGTATCCATTTGATTGACCAATATCTACTTTCCACCAGGAATTATTCATTGAACATGTGGCAAAGAACTCGTACAAAAAAGGCATGAAAAATCTAGACTATAAGCACCTCGCCGCGTACGTTGAATCGGAAGAGGCACTGGAATTCCTGGTACAAATCCTACCGAAAAAAATCACCGTCAAGGAGTACAAAAAGATTATGGAGCAGAAAAATAAGAAAGGCACTAGCGAAGGTGACGGCGATAGCGAGGGAGAGAGCGGCGAAGAATCCGATGACGAAGACAGCAATGATTCCAGTTCGTCCTCGTCCGCTTCGGACGAGGAAGATAACGCCGATAATGGTAGTGTAATCTCGATCGACTCGTCCAGCTCGGATGAAAAGGAAAACTCTAAAAACattagtaacaaaaaatcaccgCTGAAGCACAAAACTGGAGATTCTCCTTAGTGTTAAGGATTAGTTCGTAGTAATTGTACGGTGTAATTCTCGTAAAAGCACAAACATTACTGTTAATTTACCAATTATATTGAGCAATCGTTTATTTATTTCCGAAAGCTGGAATGACGTTtcgtaaaaactaaaaattagtaaaaCATGCAAACTGTTAATTCAGTGTTGGTTTTTTGAAGCTAATAAGGCAGaactttctaaaatttatttctttTAAAACATCCCATCGAGCCGTTTTCAAACACAATGTTCGAGTCGAATACAACAAATCTTTCTTTGTTGCAGAACAAGTAGATTCCATGAAATATTCGTTCAACTTCTTTCTACAAATTTAATCCAGATGCCACTCTTCGGAGTCAGCATAAATGACGTTCGCTCAAACTCTAGCGGAAGCTGCTGTTTGTCGGACAATTCCACACGATACTTAGCGAGCAAGGTGACAATGCCAATTTTAACTTGGCTCAATGCGAACTTCATACCCAAACAAATTCTTGGCCCTTCGCCGAAGCCTAGAAAAGCATAGTGATGGCGAGACAGTTTGTTTTCTTCCAGAAATCGATCCGGATCGAAGCGGTATGGTTCGGGGTATATTTCCGGATCGTAGTGAATGGCATGAACGGGAATTATAGCAGTCATTCCGGGTTTGATAGATACCCTTTTGCTGTCGGTGGCATACTGGGCCGGCAGTTCGTATTCCTTGCTGCATATCTTGGACAAAGTGAAAACTGCTGAGTGCATTCTCAGTGTTTCATACATAGCTCTTTCCGTGTAGTGGAGCTTTTGAACAGCTTCGTCGGTGATATGACCATCCGACTCTTCCAGTATACGGTCGATTTCGTTCAACACTCGGTCCTGAATGTGTCTATTGGAAGCTAGCTAAAAAAGATCCGTAGTTGGGTTAATCGACTACCTGTTGTTATTTGCATATTATTACCTCATACAGGAAGAAGCTCATCATTATGCTGGATGTTTCGAATCCTTCTGTGAGGAATGTAACAGAATGACCGACAATTTCGTTGCTGTCAACCGCGACGGTTCCATTCTTAGAGAGAGAATCGTACATGGCTTGAAATAAGTCATGTCGCTTGACCTCTCCATCCTCGCGCTGGCGAATAACTTCTTTAATCACATCTCGGAACCACTGATCGACGCTCTTTGGAACGAAGCTGAGAATAGATGCTGTTGTCTTAAATCGACTTGATCAATGTTAATAACAACTACTCACGctattttgaaaaaatgtgcaATCGTTGGTGCAAATATTGTTAACAACGAACGAATCCAACTTGGGTTTAACACCTTGATGCACATACGACGGAACTCAGCATCCGGATTCGTGAAGGATTCAGCGTTGATTCCAAAGGCACAACAAGCTACCACATCTATTGTGTACATAGCGCACATCTGAAAATTGCAATTCTAGAACGTTTCACAATTTACTACTTCATTATATCTACCTGCTTAGCTTCAAAGTCGGGATTGGTTTCACgggtatttttaacatattccGATAAATTCTCTGCCACATTTTTAATTAAAGGAAACGCTGCTCGTACCTTAGGCGTAGAGAAGATTGGTGCTACCTGCGAGCGACTTTTCTTCCATTGTTCGCCTGTCTGGGTGAAAGGATTCATAGCCAACAACGGATCTATCTTCTCGTCGACCACAAACAAATTCTTGTGAAAATGACGTAAGTTGCTGACGAGAATTTCCTTCACCAGTTCCAAATCACGCACCACGATAGCCGGTTTATTGAGTAGCTCGTAGACCCCAACCCACGAGGCATTTGGGTAGGTTCTGAAACAATCCAACAATTACTAGtatgtcgctttgaaatgatttgGCATTAACTTACCGGTAAACTTCCTCGTAAATTTCACCGAAATGCTTCCTGCCA carries:
- the LOC131691749 gene encoding chromatin accessibility complex protein 1, with amino-acid sequence MDHEKHTQLPISRIRTVMKTSPSIGQINPDALFLMCRAAELFIEHVAKNSYKKGMKNLDYKHLAAYVESEEALEFLVQILPKKITVKEYKKIMEQKNKKGTSEGDGDSEGESGEESDDEDSNDSSSSSSASDEEDNADNGSVISIDSSSSDEKENSKNISNKKSPLKHKTGDSP
- the LOC131691747 gene encoding probable cytochrome P450 308a1, with protein sequence MIELCVALGVLTICLFFKWSCSYWRRVGNIDGPQPLPLFGNSFEQVIGRKHFGEIYEEVYRTYPNASWVGVYELLNKPAIVVRDLELVKEILVSNLRHFHKNLFVVDEKIDPLLAMNPFTQTGEQWKKSRSQVAPIFSTPKVRAAFPLIKNVAENLSEYVKNTRETNPDFEAKQMCAMYTIDVVACCAFGINAESFTNPDAEFRRMCIKVLNPSWIRSLLTIFAPTIAHFFKIAFVPKSVDQWFRDVIKEVIRQREDGEVKRHDLFQAMYDSLSKNGTVAVDSNEIVGHSVTFLTEGFETSSIMMSFFLYELASNRHIQDRVLNEIDRILEESDGHITDEAVQKLHYTERAMYETLRMHSAVFTLSKICSKEYELPAQYATDSKRVSIKPGMTAIIPVHAIHYDPEIYPEPYRFDPDRFLEENKLSRHHYAFLGFGEGPRICLGMKFALSQVKIGIVTLLAKYRVELSDKQQLPLEFERTSFMLTPKSGIWIKFVERS